The following proteins are encoded in a genomic region of Spirosoma sp. SC4-14:
- a CDS encoding fructosamine kinase family protein, whose protein sequence is MNFWGDEQLSFFETILFSALGQPVEVIETQFLSGGDINTAAQVFSSEGVFFIKWNHAERQDMFETEARGLDLLRQTDALYIPQVVGYGQQSDKSYLILEYIDPGTPNRTYWENLGQSLALIHSHTQAKFGLSFANYIGSLPQSNSLTTNGIDFFFEQRLLPQAGMALYKGLLSKSVYDALFRLRNHLPSILPNERPALLHGDLWSGNVIVTENGGPALIDPAVYFGYREADLAFTRLFGGFAEAFYEAYDEAFPLEDGFNERVSIYNLYPLLVHVNLFGSGYVSGVERVLKQF, encoded by the coding sequence ATGAATTTTTGGGGTGACGAACAACTTTCGTTTTTTGAGACGATTCTGTTTTCGGCTTTAGGCCAGCCGGTTGAGGTGATCGAGACACAGTTTTTATCGGGTGGCGATATTAATACGGCGGCTCAGGTATTTTCGTCGGAAGGTGTTTTTTTCATCAAATGGAACCACGCCGAACGGCAGGATATGTTCGAAACCGAAGCACGAGGTCTCGACCTTCTCCGGCAAACAGATGCGTTGTATATTCCGCAGGTAGTGGGTTATGGTCAGCAATCCGATAAATCCTATCTGATTCTGGAATACATAGACCCAGGCACTCCCAACAGAACGTATTGGGAAAATCTGGGGCAATCGCTGGCCTTGATTCATTCGCACACACAGGCAAAATTTGGCTTGAGTTTCGCTAATTATATAGGTTCTTTACCGCAATCCAATTCACTGACAACAAACGGCATCGATTTCTTTTTCGAGCAGCGCTTATTACCACAGGCAGGCATGGCACTCTATAAAGGATTACTATCCAAATCGGTGTATGATGCATTGTTTCGGTTGCGGAATCACTTGCCCAGCATACTGCCAAACGAACGCCCGGCCCTGCTCCACGGCGATTTATGGTCGGGCAATGTGATCGTAACCGAAAATGGCGGGCCCGCCCTGATAGATCCGGCAGTATATTTCGGCTATCGAGAGGCCGATCTGGCCTTTACCAGATTATTCGGAGGGTTTGCCGAAGCGTTTTATGAAGCCTACGATGAAGCGTTTCCGCTTGAAGACGGGTTTAATGAGCGCGTTTCTATTTATAACCTTTATCCATTACTGGTACATGTGAATCTGTTTGGTTCGGGATACGTTAGCGGTGTGGAGCGCGTATTAAAGCAGTTCTGA
- a CDS encoding anhydro-N-acetylmuramic acid kinase produces the protein MNPQIQQLYNSANKTQRRIIGLMSGTSLDGLDVALCRITGSGPDTEVALERFTTVSYEDSFKNEIRMIFAKREIDFEQLCLLNPYIGQLHGQMILDCLRKWNIKPDEVDIVASHGQTVYHAPKSQHRRDKFPNATLQIGDGDHVAATTGIITFSDFRQKHVALGGEGAPLAVYGDYFMFSQKGENRILLNMGGIANFTYLPADGEARNVFTTDTGPGNTLLDAYARRFLNKAYDEDGRLAASGQVSTALLEALKTNPFFEAPFPKTTGPEVFNPAYVEAMQEKSHTAHLSAADLMATLVQFSAETIASSIRRVLRAGETYRVYMSGGGMHNPVLTNTIQELLPTCSFGVTDELGINGDAKEAVLFAVLANESLAGGTTSFGDRQGVPTVSMGKVSFPK, from the coding sequence ATGAACCCACAGATTCAACAGCTATACAATAGTGCTAATAAAACCCAACGACGAATCATTGGTTTGATGTCGGGTACATCGCTCGATGGATTGGATGTTGCGCTTTGCCGGATTACGGGCAGTGGCCCCGATACTGAGGTTGCCCTTGAACGCTTTACAACAGTTTCTTATGAAGACAGCTTTAAGAATGAAATTCGGATGATTTTCGCCAAACGTGAAATCGATTTCGAACAACTTTGTTTATTGAATCCATACATTGGCCAGCTCCACGGTCAGATGATTCTCGATTGTCTGCGTAAGTGGAATATAAAACCCGACGAGGTGGATATTGTTGCCAGTCATGGCCAAACGGTTTATCATGCTCCCAAAAGCCAGCATCGGCGCGATAAGTTCCCAAACGCAACACTTCAGATTGGTGATGGCGATCATGTGGCGGCTACAACTGGTATTATTACGTTTAGCGATTTTCGGCAGAAACACGTGGCATTAGGGGGCGAAGGCGCACCACTGGCCGTATACGGCGACTATTTTATGTTCTCTCAAAAGGGAGAGAATCGTATTCTTCTAAATATGGGCGGAATTGCCAACTTTACCTATTTACCTGCCGATGGAGAGGCTCGTAACGTGTTTACGACCGACACGGGGCCGGGCAATACGCTGTTAGATGCCTATGCTCGCCGTTTTCTGAACAAAGCCTACGACGAAGATGGCAGATTGGCGGCCAGTGGTCAGGTAAGCACAGCGTTGCTCGAAGCCTTGAAAACCAATCCATTTTTTGAGGCTCCTTTTCCCAAAACAACTGGTCCTGAAGTATTCAATCCTGCCTATGTAGAAGCCATGCAGGAAAAAAGCCACACTGCACACTTATCGGCTGCCGACCTGATGGCTACGCTTGTACAGTTTAGTGCCGAAACGATTGCGAGTTCAATCCGGCGAGTTTTGCGGGCTGGCGAAACCTACCGGGTATATATGAGTGGTGGAGGCATGCATAATCCTGTATTGACTAATACGATTCAGGAATTGCTGCCTACCTGTTCGTTTGGCGTAACCGACGAGCTCGGGATCAATGGCGATGCGAAGGAAGCCGTTTTATTTGCTGTTTTGGCAAATGAGAGTCTGGCAGGCGGAACTACGTCGTTTGGCGATCGGCAGGGAGTGCCAACCGTTTCGATGGGAAAAGTTAGTTTTCCGAAATAA
- a CDS encoding lipid II flippase Amj family protein, whose product MSTQIVWVLALSFLINLISTLSYSIRIVGIRTRKIAVSFALFNVLVLISRTANGFQAPILANVVEKTIYYHNPDPISVFYWILWTTSLATLIGALLIPSFQRLFSYAVIHFSRHKSIPSLVLAGFSPAGFHLIRTSITTPDLGNISQIKSKEAIPWKVFAFNVIAVAVLTVGVLASLYAGYLKPELRTTSSNLSSVINGLATILMFLFIDPYLSILTDEVTEGKYRESSFRRQVVLMVIARLLGTFLAQILFLPAAQLIVMVAETM is encoded by the coding sequence ATGTCTACACAAATCGTCTGGGTTCTTGCGCTATCTTTTCTGATTAATTTGATAAGTACTTTGTCGTATTCCATACGCATCGTTGGCATTCGAACCCGCAAAATTGCCGTATCATTTGCCCTCTTCAACGTGCTGGTTTTAATTTCAAGAACAGCGAATGGCTTTCAGGCACCAATCCTGGCAAACGTAGTTGAGAAAACTATTTATTATCACAACCCCGACCCTATTAGTGTATTTTACTGGATATTATGGACAACTTCGCTTGCTACTCTTATAGGAGCACTTCTTATTCCATCTTTCCAGCGACTATTTTCTTACGCTGTTATTCACTTCTCCCGGCATAAATCAATACCATCCCTGGTGCTGGCAGGTTTTTCACCTGCCGGGTTCCATCTGATTCGAACGAGTATAACAACACCAGACTTGGGCAATATCAGTCAGATCAAAAGCAAAGAAGCTATTCCATGGAAAGTTTTTGCTTTCAACGTAATTGCTGTAGCTGTATTAACAGTAGGTGTATTAGCTTCCTTATACGCAGGCTATCTTAAACCAGAGTTACGAACAACGTCAAGCAACTTATCATCCGTTATCAATGGGCTGGCTACAATTCTAATGTTTTTGTTTATTGACCCCTACTTATCAATTTTAACCGACGAGGTAACAGAAGGCAAATACCGGGAATCATCCTTCCGGCGGCAAGTCGTTCTGATGGTTATTGCGCGTTTACTAGGCACTTTTCTGGCGCAAATTTTATTTTTACCAGCAGCTCAGCTTATTGTTATGGTTGCAGAGACGATGTAA
- a CDS encoding DapH/DapD/GlmU-related protein: MIAIDDFIDQFSTVFSSVKELDPWMITQNLPATVQLMIRDLDDSYVVQNGIAIHRTAIVEMGAVLKPPIILAENSFVGAHAYLRGGVYVGSGSRIGPGCELKSSLILAHTASAHFNFIGDSIIGNNVNFEAGSVIANHFNEKNGSDKLIRVRYQNTAIETNMVKFGALVGDGSRIGANAVLSPGTILPRQSIVKRLELVDQQAIRQLS; the protein is encoded by the coding sequence ATGATAGCAATAGATGATTTTATCGATCAGTTTTCAACTGTTTTTAGTTCAGTAAAGGAGCTTGATCCGTGGATGATTACTCAGAACCTACCGGCAACAGTTCAATTAATGATCCGTGATCTTGACGATAGCTACGTTGTGCAGAACGGAATTGCAATTCATAGAACGGCCATTGTTGAAATGGGTGCCGTATTGAAACCGCCGATCATTCTTGCCGAAAACAGCTTCGTTGGCGCCCATGCCTACTTGCGGGGCGGAGTTTATGTTGGATCAGGAAGCCGAATTGGGCCGGGTTGTGAGCTAAAATCAAGTCTGATTTTAGCTCATACGGCAAGCGCTCATTTCAATTTTATTGGCGACAGCATCATTGGCAACAATGTGAATTTTGAGGCTGGTTCGGTAATTGCCAATCACTTCAATGAAAAAAATGGATCAGATAAGCTAATTCGAGTCCGCTATCAAAACACCGCTATCGAAACAAATATGGTAAAATTTGGCGCGTTGGTGGGCGATGGCTCAAGAATTGGTGCCAATGCTGTTTTGTCGCCCGGTACGATTTTACCCAGACAGTCGATCGTTAAGCGACTTGAATTAGTTGATCAGCAGGCCATCAGGCAGTTATCGTAA
- the mog gene encoding molybdopterin adenylyltransferase: MIKIGIINVSDRASAGVYEDIPGKAVVKLLTEWLTSEWEPVYRVIPDEQDQLEATLIELADTENCCLVVTTGGTGPALRDVTPEATEAVCQKMLPGFGELMRQESLKYVPTAILSRQTAGIRNQTLILNLPGKPTAIGQCLSVVFPAIPYCIDLVGGPFLTTDETVMKVFRPKS; the protein is encoded by the coding sequence ATGATCAAAATCGGCATCATCAACGTTTCGGATAGAGCTAGTGCAGGGGTTTATGAAGATATTCCCGGTAAGGCCGTTGTGAAACTGCTCACCGAATGGCTCACGAGTGAATGGGAACCTGTTTACCGCGTCATTCCCGATGAGCAGGATCAACTGGAAGCAACCCTGATTGAACTGGCCGATACTGAAAATTGCTGTCTGGTTGTAACTACCGGTGGGACTGGCCCCGCTCTTCGTGATGTTACGCCCGAAGCCACTGAAGCGGTTTGCCAGAAGATGCTTCCCGGATTTGGTGAACTGATGCGTCAGGAAAGTCTTAAGTATGTTCCGACGGCTATTTTATCGCGCCAGACAGCCGGAATCCGAAATCAGACACTTATTCTGAACTTACCCGGAAAACCTACCGCTATTGGCCAATGTTTGTCGGTGGTTTTTCCAGCTATACCTTATTGCATTGATCTTGTTGGCGGGCCGTTTCTGACAACAGATGAAACCGTCATGAAAGTATTCAGGCCGAAAAGTTAA
- a CDS encoding glycosyltransferase, giving the protein MESVFSTSKRKLLLEIAWEVCNQVGGIYTVIRSKVPAMVEKWDDNYVALGPYFPQRAAAEFEPITDSDETEIGQTVRKMRQMGYTVEYGYWLVTGRPRVVLFDINSVGPERLNYVKGQLWENYQLSTLNVEELVNQTLAFGEMVRLFITLLAEDHSRRVDFVAHFHEWMASTGLPDLRRDNVKVATVFTTHATMLGRYLAQNEAGFYGKLPFFDWKREAQHYGIDTQATVERLAAQQSHVFTTVSDVTARECEVFLGRNPDLILPNGLNITRFAATHEFQNLHVRYKEKIHEFVMGHFFQSYSFDLEKTLYFFTSGRFEFSNKGYDLTLEALARLNYRMREANMDMTVVMFMVTKQPYTSINPDVLHSRALLDEIRDTCENIEKQVGERLFLAAASNPENRLPDLNSFVDEYWRLRLRRTVQSWRTKHLPPFVTHNLVQEDDMTRFIRQANLVNNEYDRVKIVYHPDFIASTNPLFGLDYSQFVRGCHLGVFPSYYEPWGYTPLECVVRGIPTVTSDQSGFGDFIMQIMRDYENRGIYVINRRTQNFNEAADQLASVLFRFVRMAQRDRIAQRNRVESIAEVFDWSNLRSYYDTAHDLALKRKKP; this is encoded by the coding sequence TTGGAATCGGTATTTTCAACATCAAAGCGGAAGTTACTGCTTGAGATTGCCTGGGAAGTGTGTAACCAGGTTGGCGGTATCTATACAGTCATCCGGTCGAAAGTACCGGCCATGGTCGAAAAATGGGATGACAATTACGTGGCGCTCGGGCCTTATTTCCCACAACGAGCTGCCGCTGAATTTGAACCGATTACAGACTCGGACGAAACAGAAATCGGGCAAACCGTGCGTAAAATGCGCCAGATGGGCTATACCGTCGAATACGGATATTGGCTCGTTACTGGTCGCCCGCGCGTTGTTTTGTTCGACATTAACAGCGTAGGCCCCGAACGGCTAAATTATGTTAAAGGACAGCTCTGGGAAAACTATCAGCTTTCGACACTGAACGTCGAAGAACTGGTAAATCAGACTCTGGCTTTTGGCGAAATGGTTCGGCTATTTATTACGCTCCTGGCCGAAGACCATTCGCGCCGGGTCGATTTTGTAGCACATTTCCACGAATGGATGGCCAGCACGGGTTTGCCCGATTTACGGCGCGACAATGTGAAGGTTGCTACTGTTTTCACAACACACGCAACCATGCTTGGCCGATACCTGGCTCAGAACGAAGCCGGGTTTTACGGTAAACTCCCTTTCTTCGACTGGAAGCGGGAGGCCCAGCATTATGGAATCGACACGCAGGCAACTGTTGAGCGATTGGCGGCTCAGCAATCGCACGTTTTCACAACGGTTAGCGATGTAACAGCACGCGAGTGCGAGGTTTTTCTGGGCCGAAACCCCGACCTGATCCTCCCGAACGGTCTTAATATTACCCGCTTTGCGGCTACACACGAGTTTCAGAATCTGCACGTCCGCTATAAAGAAAAGATTCACGAGTTTGTGATGGGGCACTTCTTCCAGAGTTATTCATTCGATCTGGAAAAAACGCTTTACTTCTTCACATCAGGCCGGTTCGAATTCTCCAACAAAGGCTATGACCTGACACTCGAAGCGCTGGCCCGACTGAACTACCGGATGCGGGAAGCGAACATGGACATGACGGTTGTGATGTTCATGGTTACCAAGCAGCCCTATACATCTATCAATCCCGATGTGCTTCATTCGCGGGCACTGCTCGACGAAATTCGGGATACCTGCGAAAATATCGAAAAACAGGTTGGCGAACGGTTATTTCTGGCGGCTGCTTCGAACCCAGAAAACCGATTACCCGATCTGAACAGTTTCGTGGACGAATACTGGCGGCTTCGGCTCCGGCGTACCGTGCAAAGCTGGCGGACCAAACACCTGCCGCCATTTGTGACGCATAATCTGGTTCAGGAAGACGACATGACGCGGTTTATTCGGCAGGCGAATCTGGTCAACAATGAGTATGACCGGGTTAAAATCGTTTACCACCCTGATTTTATTGCATCGACAAATCCGTTGTTCGGACTCGACTATAGCCAATTTGTACGTGGTTGCCACCTCGGCGTATTTCCAAGCTATTATGAACCGTGGGGCTACACTCCGTTGGAGTGCGTTGTGCGGGGTATTCCAACCGTTACGAGCGACCAGTCGGGCTTTGGCGATTTCATTATGCAAATCATGCGCGACTACGAAAACCGGGGTATCTACGTCATCAATCGCCGAACACAGAATTTCAACGAAGCCGCCGATCAGCTTGCCAGCGTTTTGTTCCGTTTTGTTCGGATGGCTCAACGCGACCGCATTGCTCAGCGCAATCGTGTTGAAAGCATTGCCGAAGTATTTGACTGGAGCAATCTCCGCTCCTACTACGATACGGCACACGATCTGGCGCTAAAGCGGAAAAAACCCTGA
- a CDS encoding N(4)-(beta-N-acetylglucosaminyl)-L-asparaginase, whose translation MINRRRFLSVSSLAGLFPALSFNSVSAHQNNAPSGIPLVISTWNQPKANAAAQAALNGGGSALDAVEAGVRVPEADPNDMSVGYGGRPDRDGRVTLDACIMDEKGNAGSVVFLEHIMHPISVARAVMEKTPHVMLAGEGALSFALSQGFRKENLLTKAAEKEWREWLKTAKYKPIANIERHDTIGMLAIDEKGHISGACTTSGLAYKMDGRVGDSPIIGAGLFVDNEIGGACATGLGELVMRTCGSFLVVELMRQGRTPQQACEEAVMRIVKKQDYKDIQVGFLAVNKQGETGAFSIQKGFNYTLTQHKQTSVTDAQSYLK comes from the coding sequence ATGATCAATCGACGCCGTTTTTTGTCCGTTAGCTCGCTGGCTGGCCTTTTTCCTGCATTGTCATTTAACTCTGTTTCAGCGCATCAGAACAATGCGCCATCGGGAATTCCATTGGTTATCTCAACCTGGAATCAGCCCAAAGCCAATGCCGCTGCTCAGGCCGCGCTCAATGGTGGAGGCAGCGCACTCGATGCTGTAGAAGCCGGTGTACGCGTGCCCGAAGCTGACCCTAACGATATGAGTGTAGGCTATGGTGGACGCCCTGACCGCGATGGACGCGTAACCCTCGATGCGTGTATTATGGACGAGAAAGGAAACGCGGGTTCTGTAGTTTTTTTAGAACATATTATGCACCCAATCTCGGTAGCCCGGGCCGTTATGGAAAAAACGCCCCATGTAATGCTGGCTGGAGAAGGAGCCTTGTCATTTGCCTTATCGCAGGGATTCAGGAAAGAAAACCTGTTGACCAAAGCCGCCGAAAAAGAATGGCGGGAATGGCTGAAAACAGCGAAATATAAGCCGATAGCCAATATTGAACGACACGACACAATTGGTATGCTGGCCATCGACGAAAAAGGCCACATTTCGGGAGCCTGTACCACCAGCGGTCTTGCCTATAAGATGGATGGTCGGGTAGGCGATTCACCCATTATTGGTGCTGGTCTGTTTGTCGATAACGAAATTGGGGGGGCCTGCGCAACCGGATTAGGCGAACTCGTGATGCGGACCTGTGGCTCATTTCTGGTCGTTGAACTAATGCGCCAGGGCCGCACTCCGCAGCAAGCCTGTGAGGAAGCGGTGATGCGAATTGTTAAAAAGCAGGATTACAAAGACATACAGGTTGGCTTTCTGGCAGTCAATAAACAAGGTGAAACAGGGGCATTCAGCATCCAGAAAGGCTTTAATTATACACTGACTCAGCACAAACAAACGTCCGTAACCGACGCTCAATCATATTTGAAGTAA
- the purU gene encoding formyltetrahydrofolate deformylase, which translates to MEDSRKHILLMDGPDNKGLIYHVTGVLFRHSLNIIHNDEYVSPSGQFFMRTEFEGIYDSAALLTELKTTLPNPGITFRLNPKRKKNIVILVTKEHHCLGELLLRYAFDELDANILAVISNYNLLQPLVSKFGIPFHYISHDGKTREEHEDAILRTLSIYEPEYLVLAKYMRVLTSGFVNQFPNRIINIHHSFLPAFIGANPYRQAYERGVKIIGATAHFVNNDLDEGPIIAQNVKGVDHRHTAADMATEGKDIEKIVLSQALKLVFNDRVFISGNRAIVL; encoded by the coding sequence ATGGAAGATTCCAGAAAGCATATTCTGTTGATGGATGGCCCCGACAATAAGGGCCTGATTTATCATGTCACCGGGGTTTTGTTCCGCCATAGTCTGAATATTATTCATAACGACGAGTACGTTAGTCCATCGGGCCAGTTTTTCATGCGAACCGAGTTTGAAGGAATCTATGACAGTGCAGCCCTATTGACCGAATTGAAAACAACGCTGCCCAATCCGGGTATTACGTTTCGCCTGAATCCCAAGCGCAAAAAGAACATTGTGATTCTGGTTACAAAAGAACACCATTGCCTGGGAGAGCTGTTGCTTCGGTATGCGTTTGATGAACTGGATGCGAACATACTGGCTGTTATAAGTAACTACAACCTGTTACAACCGTTGGTTAGTAAGTTCGGCATTCCGTTTCATTACATTTCGCATGACGGTAAAACCCGCGAAGAGCATGAAGACGCTATTCTGCGAACATTATCCATTTATGAACCTGAATATTTGGTACTGGCCAAGTATATGCGTGTACTTACTTCGGGGTTTGTTAATCAGTTTCCCAATCGGATCATCAATATTCATCACTCGTTTCTGCCAGCCTTTATTGGCGCTAATCCGTATCGGCAAGCCTATGAACGGGGTGTAAAGATCATTGGTGCAACAGCCCACTTTGTCAACAACGATCTGGACGAAGGGCCAATTATTGCACAGAATGTTAAGGGAGTCGACCATCGGCATACGGCCGCCGATATGGCAACCGAAGGCAAAGACATTGAAAAAATAGTGCTCTCTCAAGCGTTGAAGCTTGTTTTCAACGATCGCGTATTCATTTCGGGCAACCGGGCCATTGTGTTATAA
- a CDS encoding sodium/solute symporter (Members of the Solute:Sodium Symporter (SSS), TC 2.A.21 as described in tcdb.org, catalyze solute:Na+ symport. Known solutes for members of the family include sugars, amino acids, nucleosides, inositols, vitamins, urea or anions, depending on the system.): protein MQKLQMLDYVVFFVYFIIVSAYGYWIYKRKQSAKISTTDFFLAEGSLTWWAIGSSLIASNISAEQFIGASGDGFAMGLAIATYEWMAAATLIVVAVFFMPIYLKNRIFTMPQFLTQRYNNTVSMIMAIFWLFLYVLVNLTSILFLGALAVSTISGLNFTACMLGLAVFAVIITLGGMKVIGYTDVIQVFFLILGGLATTYLAINLVSSENGTEGIMNGFNQMLTQSSDHFHMIFPKGHPHYASLPGLTVLIGGMWIVNLNYWGCNQYITQRALGADLKTAREGILFAAFLKLLMPIIVILPGIAAYTLYQKGLFQQEMLDASGELNKDHAYPVLLNLLPAGLKGLSFAALTAAVVASLAGKANSISTIFTLDIFKKYISPDASEQKLVRVGRVTIWVAMVMAILISPFMGIDKKGGFQFIQEMTGLVSPGVFAAFIMGFFWKKTNSSGALFAIVGGFLLSLFFKYVLPDLINLEFLAPMGFAVQNADGVYTIPFLDTMGFVFLICIAVMFVLGVQKPSLKGLEIDRSMFKVAPTFAIGASLILGIVVILYAVFW from the coding sequence ATGCAAAAACTTCAAATGTTAGACTATGTAGTCTTTTTTGTTTATTTTATTATCGTTAGTGCTTACGGGTACTGGATTTACAAACGAAAACAATCTGCCAAAATCTCTACTACTGACTTCTTTCTGGCCGAAGGGTCGCTGACCTGGTGGGCTATCGGATCATCGCTGATTGCCTCCAATATTTCGGCTGAGCAATTTATTGGCGCGTCGGGTGATGGCTTTGCAATGGGGCTGGCTATTGCCACATACGAATGGATGGCGGCTGCTACACTGATTGTAGTGGCTGTTTTTTTTATGCCGATTTATCTCAAGAACCGCATCTTCACAATGCCGCAGTTCCTGACTCAGCGGTATAATAACACGGTTTCGATGATTATGGCCATTTTCTGGCTGTTTCTGTACGTGTTGGTTAACCTGACCTCGATTCTGTTTCTGGGAGCTCTGGCGGTGTCTACCATTTCGGGGCTGAACTTTACGGCCTGTATGCTTGGTTTGGCGGTGTTTGCCGTAATCATTACGCTCGGTGGGATGAAAGTAATCGGCTATACCGACGTAATTCAGGTGTTTTTCCTGATTCTGGGCGGTCTGGCAACAACCTATCTGGCCATTAATCTGGTATCGTCGGAAAACGGGACCGAAGGTATCATGAACGGGTTTAATCAGATGCTGACCCAATCGTCAGACCATTTTCACATGATTTTCCCGAAAGGGCATCCGCACTATGCATCATTGCCAGGATTAACAGTACTGATTGGTGGAATGTGGATTGTGAACCTGAACTATTGGGGCTGTAACCAATACATTACACAACGGGCTCTCGGTGCCGATCTGAAAACGGCCCGCGAAGGTATTCTGTTTGCGGCTTTCCTAAAACTGTTGATGCCCATTATTGTGATCTTGCCCGGTATTGCGGCTTATACGCTATATCAGAAAGGGTTGTTTCAGCAGGAAATGCTCGATGCATCGGGTGAATTAAATAAAGACCATGCGTATCCGGTTTTGCTGAATCTGCTCCCTGCAGGGTTGAAAGGACTGTCGTTTGCAGCCTTAACGGCGGCAGTTGTAGCGTCGTTGGCTGGTAAAGCCAATTCGATCTCAACCATTTTTACGCTCGATATTTTCAAAAAATATATATCGCCCGATGCCAGCGAACAAAAACTGGTGCGGGTTGGTCGGGTTACCATTTGGGTAGCAATGGTGATGGCTATTCTGATTTCGCCATTTATGGGTATCGATAAAAAAGGTGGGTTCCAGTTTATTCAGGAAATGACCGGACTGGTTTCGCCGGGCGTATTTGCGGCCTTTATTATGGGCTTTTTCTGGAAAAAGACGAACTCAAGCGGGGCGCTGTTTGCTATTGTCGGTGGGTTTTTGCTATCGCTGTTTTTCAAATATGTGCTGCCCGATTTAATAAATCTGGAATTCCTGGCTCCAATGGGTTTTGCCGTTCAGAATGCCGATGGCGTATACACCATTCCATTCCTCGACACAATGGGCTTTGTCTTCCTGATTTGTATTGCCGTGATGTTTGTGCTGGGTGTTCAGAAGCCTAGCCTGAAAGGTCTGGAAATTGATCGCAGTATGTTTAAGGTAGCGCCAACGTTTGCTATTGGCGCTAGTTTAATTCTGGGCATAGTCGTAATTCTATACGCTGTATTCTGGTAA
- a CDS encoding copper homeostasis protein CutC gives MFIEVCAYSLESCLTAQQAGANRVELCGSLSEGGTTPSAGLIKLARQHLSIQLFVMIRPRGGDFLYSATELDVMRADIAIAKSLGADGVVLGILNADGTIDEPHTREMIELAHPMPVAFHRAFDMARDPTEALEAVIRTGAIRILTSGQHPSAESGLAVLKQLAEQAAGRIEIMAGVGISGHNAGIFKGIGLDAVHLSGKSSLPSPMIYRRPNIQMASAVLGEYERIEASADAIKSVVNQITNQ, from the coding sequence ATGTTCATTGAAGTTTGTGCTTACTCTCTGGAATCCTGCCTGACCGCCCAGCAGGCTGGAGCCAACCGTGTTGAGCTATGCGGTAGCCTGAGCGAAGGGGGAACTACCCCCAGTGCGGGCCTGATCAAACTGGCTCGCCAGCATCTTTCGATTCAACTGTTTGTCATGATTCGTCCACGCGGTGGCGATTTCCTCTACTCCGCAACCGAACTCGATGTAATGCGGGCCGACATTGCCATAGCAAAATCATTGGGAGCCGATGGCGTTGTATTGGGCATTCTGAACGCCGATGGCACTATTGACGAGCCCCATACCCGCGAGATGATTGAGTTAGCCCACCCCATGCCGGTGGCATTCCACCGCGCATTCGATATGGCACGCGACCCGACCGAAGCACTGGAAGCCGTTATCCGAACCGGTGCTATTCGTATTCTAACTTCAGGTCAGCACCCGTCTGCCGAATCGGGACTTGCGGTTCTAAAACAGTTGGCTGAACAGGCCGCCGGACGTATCGAAATTATGGCCGGAGTAGGCATTTCGGGCCATAATGCTGGTATATTCAAAGGCATTGGCCTCGATGCAGTTCATTTGAGCGGCAAAAGCAGTTTGCCCAGCCCAATGATCTATCGTCGACCAAATATACAAATGGCGTCGGCTGTGCTGGGCGAATACGAACGTATTGAAGCCAGTGCCGACGCCATCAAAAGCGTTGTCAATCAGATAACAAATCAGTAA
- a CDS encoding DUF2795 domain-containing protein, giving the protein MYWTLELASYLEDAPWPATKDELIDYSIRSGAPLEVVENLQELEDDGQPYESIEEIWPDYPTKDDFFFNEDEY; this is encoded by the coding sequence ATGTACTGGACACTCGAACTCGCATCTTATCTGGAAGATGCTCCCTGGCCTGCCACAAAAGACGAACTAATTGACTATTCCATTCGCTCTGGCGCTCCGCTTGAGGTTGTTGAAAACCTGCAGGAACTTGAAGACGACGGCCAGCCTTACGAAAGCATCGAAGAGATCTGGCCAGATTATCCGACAAAAGATGATTTCTTCTTCAACGAAGACGAGTACTGA